In Zingiber officinale cultivar Zhangliang chromosome 8B, Zo_v1.1, whole genome shotgun sequence, a single genomic region encodes these proteins:
- the LOC122013897 gene encoding uncharacterized protein LOC122013897, whose product MDIPTVSSETMMHAFTQGLIDEDFFRLLIRKPPRDYDHMLRKASEYINVEEAQAARRKEAPSEPSVHAERRPPTSHQPPRGPRAEVARPHQKTKPHAVQHVAAERPRPKGKVWTPIFCTFHQSATHNTRGCHGVPAVAQPTPRSYRLRSSSPELRYRRPSAERRGGIRRSPERRHQRQNDRAPASCGQVGHSAREEENRNNVALGEINIIAGGPTSGDSNRTRKTYPRRLEIHAVGCSQERTSGPEISFGPRDLEGIEVPHDDTLIIRAVIANYTIHRIFIDTGSSVSIIFKKTFDQLQIDRAELLPMTTPLYGFTGNEVQPISQIKVAISLGEEPLRRTRTTTFIVIDVSSSYNVILGRPALNEFRAVVSTFCQKIKFPVEDQVGEVKGDQLAARRCYVVMVKAEGKSARKAPRIEVNTITEKPPTSVYEKRRKCRYILADQRRRLS is encoded by the coding sequence ATGGACATCCCCACTGTCTCCTCAGAGAccatgatgcatgccttcacccaagggctcatcgACGAGGACTTCTTCCGcttgctcatcaggaagccgccccgcgattacgaccacatgctgagGAAGGCCAgtgaatatatcaacgtggaagaagctcaggcAGCCCGAAGGAAAGAAGCGCCATCAGAACCGTCGGTGCACGCCGAACGCAGGCCGCCGACCAGCCACCAGCCTCCGCGAGGACCTCGAGCCGAGGTAGCGCGACCACATCAAAAAACAAAGCCACACGCTGTCCAACATGTGGCAGCCGAACGACCAAGAcccaagggaaaggtatggactcctataTTCTGCACCTTCCATCAATCCGCAACCCACAACACTCGAGGCTGCCACGGAGTCCCCGCAGTCGCTCAGCCGACTCCCAGGAGTTATCGCCTCCGATCGTCTTCCCCCGAACTACGATATAGGCGGCCGAGTGCCGAACGGCGAGGGGGGATCAGGCGGTCACCCGAGCGGCGGCATCAGCGTCAAAACGACCGCGCCCCAGCTTCATGCGGACAAGTCGGGCACtcggctcgggaggaggagaacaggaaCAATGTCGCTCtgggagagatcaacatcatcgccggtggGCCCACCAGCGGTGATTCCAACCGAACCCGCAAGACGTACCCGCGGCGTTTGGAAATCCATGCAGTAGGCTGCAGCCAAGAAAGGACGAGCGGACCAGAGATCAGCTTCGGTCCCAGAGATTTAGAAGGAATCGAAGTACCGCATGACGACACCCtcattatccgagcggtaattgctAATTACACAATCCATCGCAtatttattgatacagggagttcggtcaGCATCATTTTCAAGAAGACATTCGACCAACTCCAGATAGACCGGGCCGAGCTACTGCCGATGACGACTCCACTGTACGGGTTTACTGGTAATGAGGTCCAGCCGATTAGTCAGATAAAGGTGGCCATATCCCTCGGAGAAGAGCCGCTCCGGAGAACAAGGACGACTACCTTCATCGTTATAGACGTCTCGTCCTcttacaacgtcatattgggtcGACCAGCCCTTAATGAGTTCCGAGCAGTCGTCTCGACATTTTGCCAAAAAATTAAATTCCCAGTTGAAGATCAGGTTGGAGAAGTCAAAGGGGATCAACTGGCTGCTCGGCGCTGTTACGTCGTGATGGTAAAGGCGGAGGGTAAGTCAGCCCGAAAGGccccccggatcgaggtaaacaccATAACCGAGAAGCCTCCTACCTCAGTTTatgaaaaaaggaggaagtgcagatacatccTTGCCGACCAGAGGCGACGACTTTCATAG
- the LOC122015229 gene encoding pre-mRNA-splicing factor 18-like yields the protein MDLLRRELEKKRKNVQADFGGRKFLKRSEIDQKAMQKLREEEQRSLISKSHRSNPNTTATTTISSSSSAASSSLEAKPTSNLPPALASAAAASKKPLEILSEEQRIDDLVLPRQEVIRRLRILKQPITLFGEDDDARLDRLKLTLKSGTLEIDSDMTEGQTNDFLRDIYELRKRQKSGSASSFLRDRAKSKRGDGDRLEDDGVDADVDKNLSEDGGSSGLDTDKDLKRMKAKFEDLCTEDKILVFFKRLLNEWNQELDEMPEAEKRTAKGKSMVATCKQCARYLNPLFKFCRKKELPSDIRQALLVVVKCCMKRDYLAAMDQYIKMAIGNAPWPIGVTMVGIHERSAREKIYTNSVAHVMNDETTRKYLQSVKRLMTFCQRRYPADPSKSVEFNSLANGSDLLSLLSEERHTGNGSSEERLKLLPAPKE from the exons ATGGATTTGTTGAGGCGCGAGctcgagaagaagaggaagaacgtGCAAGCAGACTTCGGCGGCCGTAAGTTCCTCAAGCGCTCCGAGATCGACCAGAAGGCGATGCAAAAGCTCCGCGAGGAGGAACAGCGGAGCCTTATCTCCAAATCCCACCGCTCCAACCCTAACACCACAGCCACCACAAccatctcctcttcctcctccgccGCCTCCTCTTCCCTCGAGGCAAAACCCACCTCCAACCTCCCCCCTGCCCTCGCCTCAGCCGCCGCTGCCTCCAAGAAGCCCCTCGAGATCCTGTCCGAAGAGCAACGCATCGATGATCTCGTCCTCCCCCGCCAGGAAGTCATCCGCCGACTCCGCATCCTCAAGCAGCCCATCACTCTTTTTGGGGAGGACGACGACGCTCGTCTTGACCGCCTCAAGCTCACGCTCAAATCGGGCACCCTGGAGATCGACAGCGACATGACGGAGGGTCAGACCAATGACTTTCTTCGAGATATTTATGAACTCCGTAAGAGGCAGAAGTCTGGCTCTGCGTCTTCGTTCTTGCGTGACCGGGCAAAGAGCAAGAGGGGTGATGGGGATAGGTTGGAGGATGATGGTGTCGACGCAGACGTGGATAAAAATCTGAGTGAGGATGGAGGATCTTCCGGGTTGGACACTGACAAGGACCTGAAGCGCATGAAAGCCAAGTTCGAGGATCTCTGCACTGAGGACAAGATTCTTGTTTTCTTCAAGAGACTGCTGAATGAATGGAACCAGGAACTGGATGAGATGCCAGAGGCAGAGAAAAGAACAGCCAAAGGGAAGTCGATGGTTGCAACTTGTAAGCAGTGCGCTCGTTATCTGAATCCATTGTTCAAGTTCTGCAGGAAGAAG GAGCTTCCCAGTGACATTCGTCAAGCATTGTTGGTAGTTGTGAAGTGTTGCATGAAAAGAGATTATCTGGCTGCAATGGATCAGTACATCAAGATGGCAATCGGAAATGCTCCATGGCCAATTGGTGTAACTATGGTTGGCATTCACGAGCGCTCTGCTCGTGAGAAGATCTACACAAATAGCGTGGCTCATGTCATGAATGATGAGACCACCCGTAAATATTTGCAGTCAGTGAAGAGGCTTATGACATTTTGCCAACGGCGTTATCCAGCAGATCCATCCAAATCAGTAGAGTTCAATAGTTTAGCAAATGGAAGTGACTTACTTTCTCTTCTATCTGAGGAAAGACATACTGGAAACGGATCCTCAGAAGAGAGGCTAAAATTGTTGCCTGCACCAAAGGAATGA
- the LOC122015098 gene encoding alpha-1,3-arabinosyltransferase XAT2-like — MAKAKAASRGEQQRLRSALLGGCFLLSVILLVVYTCYVVSFSGLTFWRSNRAVPPVADAKEKITEDKVASTPQEDVRRQEEKLPSNPFCDYSNRRNDYCEMKGDIRIHGNSSSIFVAISSTNTTKLQESWKLKPHPRKGDSRAMARVTEMSVKTISSRNGPVCAVHNSVPAIIFSTGGYMGNFFHDFTDILIPIFTTSQQFNGEVQFLISEILPWWNEKYKKLIQPLTNYEIIDFNQDQTVRCYPRVIVGLKFHKEMSIDPYASPYGLSMVDFGRHARKSLALERDTTIKLGPAQDKKPRLLIVARKFTRRFANVDEIVRKVEEYGFEPVVAEAKYHDLAEFAQIVNSCDVMLGVHGAGITNLVFLPTNAVVIQVIPLGGLEGISWIDFGLGTISMKMHYLQYTISLEESTLTEQYARGDPVLSDQKEAYRKHGWAHMIELYFFKQGVNLDMARFGSTLLQALELLRQQ; from the exons ATGGCCAAGGCGAAGGCTGCGAGCAGAGGAGAGCAGCAAAGGCTCCGGTCGGCACTCCTCGGAGGATGCTTCCTGCTCTCCGTTATCCTCCTCGTGGTCTACACTTGCTATGTCGTCTCCTTCTCCGGCT TGACCTTCTGGCGCTCAAATCGAGCGGTTCCTCCCGTTGCCGACGCAAAAGAAAAGATAACTGAAGATAAGGTAGCAAGTACCCCTCAGGAAG ATGTTAGGCGCCAAGAAGAGAAATTACCAAGCAATCCTTTTTGTGATTATTCAAACAGAAGAAATGATTATTGTGAAATGAAGGGTGATATTAGGATCCATGGAAACTCTTCCTCCATTTTCGTTGCTATATCCTCCACTAATACTACCAAATTACAAGAATCATGGAAGTTAAAGCCTCATCCTCGGAAAGGAGATTCCAGAGCAATGGCTCGTGTCACAGAAATGTCAGTGAAAACTATATCCAGTCGCAATGGTCCCGTATGTGCGGTACATAACTCAGTTCCAGCAATAATCTTCTCAACCGGCGGTTACATGGGCAACTTTTTTCACGACTTCACTGATATACTTATCCCTATCTTTACGACTTCCCAACAATTCAATGGAGAAGTTCAGTTTCTCATAAGTGAGATTCTCCCATGGTGGAATGAGAAGTACAAAAAGCTAATACAACCACTCACCAACTATGAAATCATTGACTTCAACCAGGACCAAACAGTTCGCTGCTATCCTCGCGTTATTGTTGGTCTTAAATTCCACAAGGAGATGAGCATTGATCCCTATGCGTCCCCTTATGGTTTGTCAATGGTTGACTTTGGACGACATGCCAGGAAATCTCTTGCTCTGGAGCGTGATACAACAATTAAACTAGGACCAGCTCAAGATAAGAAGCCTAGACTTCTTATCGTTGCTAGGAAGTTTACAAGAAGATTTGCCAATGTCGACGAAATAGTGAGAAAGGTAGAAGAATATGGCTTTGAACCTGTTGTTGCGGAGGCAAAGTATCATGACTTGGCTGAATTTGCCCAAATAGTTAACTCATGTGATGTGATGCTGGGAGTTCATGGTGCTGGAATAACTAATCTTGTCTTCCTTCCAACTAATGCGGTCGTGATCCAAGTCATTCCCTTGGGTGGATTGGAAGGGATAAGTTGGATTGACTTTGGACTTGGTACCATAAGCATGAAGATGCACTATTTGCAGTATACTATAAGTCTCGAAGAGAGCACACTGACGGAGCAGTATGCGAGAGGAGATCCAGTGCTTTCGGATCAAAAGGAAGCTTACAGAAAACATGGGTGGGCTCATATGATTGAGTTGTACTTTTTCAAACAAGGCGTGAATCTTGATATGGCAAGGTTTGGCAGTACTTTATTGCAAGCTCTCGAGCTTCTTCGTCAACAGTAA